The Pseudogulbenkiania sp. MAI-1 sequence GTTGCTGGCGCCAGTCAGCAGCTTCTCGACCACTTCCTGCTCGCGCACGCTGAGCGGATCGCGCCAGCCCTCGGAGCGCGATGTTCCCGGCATGACGCGGGACAGCGAACCGATCAGCTGCGCCATCAGCGTCGCCCCGACCCACACCCCGTCGTTGAGGATGGTATCGACCATCAGACATAGCGTCGCGGCCGGAGACAGCGTATGGCCATAACCGCGGATACCCAGACCAAACAGGTGCAGTCCTTGTTGATCTAGCGGCGCATCGGCCAGCGCCAGCGGGCGGCTGTGGCGGCTGATGTGTTGCCAGCCCGCATCGGTACGCGGCGCGTCCGGCCACGCCAGATCCAACACCAGCGGAATAGCAGACTCCTGCTCGGCCAACTGCCGGCCCAGTTGCCCGGCATCGTCCACCGCCACCGGCCCGTAACCGGCGAGCGCCTCTGCCCAGCGTTGGCGCAGATAGGGGCTGGACGTGGCGAGCAGGATGGCCATCGGCCTCACCTCTCCGTCATGGCATAGCTGTGAGCCCGCAGCACCGGCTTGAGCAGGTAGGACAGGATGCTCTTCTTGCCGGTCATGATATCCACCTCGGCCACCATGCCCGGAATGATCGGGCGCGAAGCGTTCCCCAGGTAGGATTTGCGGGTGCGCACCCGCACCACGTAGAAGGCGTTGCCCTTGTCGTCGGTGACGGTGTCGGCGCCGATCTGCTCCAGCGTGGCGTCCAGTCCGCCATAGATGGCGAAATCATAGGCGGTGAAACGGACGAAGGCTTTCTGGCCGGGGTGCAGGAACGCGATGTCGCGCGGCAGGATGCGCGCCTCGAGCAGCAGCGTGTCTTCGGTCGGCACGATTTCCACGATGTCCTTGCCCGGCTGCACCACGCCGCCGATGGTGTTCACCAGCAGCTGCTTGACCGTCCCGTTGACGGGGGAGCGCAGCTCGGCCAGCTTCACCCGGTCGTTCAGCGCCACGCGGGTTTCCGTCAGGCTGCTAAGCTTGGCGAGCGTGTCGGACAACTCGGCGCTGGCCTGGTTGCGGAACGACAATTCCACCTCCTCGATCTTGCGCTGGGCTTCGGCGATCGCCGCCTGGATCTTGGGGATCTGCGCCGCCGCCATGTCGCGCTCGCCGCGGAAGCGGCTGACGTCGCGTTCCAGGCGCAGCAGGTCGACGTCGGAAACGGCCCCGGTCTCCCTGAGCGGGCGGGTCACCTGCAGTTCCTTGGAGGTATAACCCAAGCCCTGCTCGGCCTGTTCCCGGCGCGCCCGCACTTCGACCAGCTCCTGGTTGCGCTGCGCCAGTTGTTGGCGGGCGATGGACATGTTGGCTTCCAACTCGCGCCGTTTCGAACCGTACAACTCCATCTCGTGCAGGCCGATATCGGGCGCCTCGCGCTGTACCTCGGGCGGAACGACGAAGGGGGTGCCGTTGGTGATGGCACGCAGCCGCGCCGCCTTGGCCAGCAGCGACAGGTACTGCGCACGGTTCTCGTTGAGCGACGATTCGAAGCGGGTGCTGTCGATCTTCAACAACAGCTGGTTCTTCTGCACCCGGGCTCCCTCGCGCACCAGAATCTCCGATACCACGCCCCCATCCAGGCTCTGAATGCGCTGGATCTGGCTCGACGGCACCACCTTGCCCTCGCCGCGTGCCACTTCATCGACTTGGGCGATCCCGGCCCAGACCAGGGCAGCCAGCACGATCGCCAGCAGCAGCCAGACGAAGAAGCGCGGCCGCACCGGCTGCTGCTCCAGGATGGCCCAGTCCGCATCGTCTGCAAAATCCTGCCGATCCTGCAGATCGCGCGCCGTGAGCCAGTCCAGCCAGCGCTCCAGCCAGGCGGGCCCCCGCCCTCCCTCGGCACCCGACAGCCGCCCGTGCAGCCAATGGCGCCAACCGCGATCCTCGCTCATACCCCCCTCCCCAGCCGGCCATCCTTGAGCGCCGCCAGCACTTGCGGCTTGGGACCATCGGCCACCACCTGCCCCTGATCCAGCACGATGAGACGGTCCACCAGGTCCAGCAGCCCGGCGTGATGCGTCACCAGTACCAGCGTCCGGCCATGCACCAGCTTGGCCAGCGACTGCTTCACCGTCGCCTCGCTGGCACTGTCCATATTGCTGGTCGGTTCATCGAGCAGCAGCATGCGCGGGGCGTTGACCAGCGCCCGCGCCAGGCACACCGCCTTGCGCTGGCCGCCCGACAGCGATTCCCCCCGTTCGCCGATCAGCATGTCGAAGCCTTGCGGATGATGATTGACGAACTCACTCAGGCCGACCATCTCGGTCGCCGCCACCACGCTGGCGTCGTGCACGAAGCTCGACCCCATGGTGATGTTCTGGCGCAGGGAGCCATAGAACAGCAGCGGGTCCTGCGCCGCATAGCCGACATGCCGCCGCAGCTCGGCCGGGTCCAGCTGCTGAAGGTCGATGCCGTCGATCCGCACCGCCCCTTCGGTAGGCGCGTACAGCCCCATCATCAACTTCTGGATCGAGCTCTTGCCCGACCCCACCCTCCCCAGCAAGGCCACCCGCTCGCCGGCCTTGATCCGGAACGACACGTTCTTCAGCACCGCCTGCTGCGTGCCGGGATAGGTAAAACTGACGTTGTTGAACTCGATGTCGCCGACAAACTGCACGCGATGGAAGAACGGCGTCTCGCTGCCCCGCTCCACCGGCATTTTCATCACGCCCTCCAGCGAGGTCAGGGCATTGCGCGCGTTGTGATACTGCGTCAACAGAGCGGCCACCTGCCCCATGGGAGCCAGCGCCCGGCTGCTGAGCATCATCGCGGCGATCAGCGCCCCCAGGCTGGCATCGCCGTTGATGATGGCGTACACCCCGACGACCAAGATGCCGACCACGATGACCTGCTGCTGGAACGAGGCGAAGTGGCTCGCCAGCGACGACAGCACTTTCAGCCGCGTACCGATCTGGGCCAGGAACAGCGTAGCCGCCTCCCAGCGCCGCTGCTGCTCGCCCTCGGCGCATTGCGTCTTGATCGCCTCGAGCCCGACCAGCGCCTCGATCAGGTAGGCATTGCGCTGCGCCGCCGCCTTGAAGCTGTCCTGCGTCAGCGACTGCATGCGCGGCTGGATCAGCAAGGCCGCCCCGAGGATCAGCACCACGGCGGCGGACAGAGGCAGCAGGAACCACGGCGAGATCCAGGCGATGACCAGCACGAACAACAGCACGAACGGCAGGTCGACGAAGGCCGTGACCGTGGCCGAGGCGATGAAATCCCGCACCTGCTCGAAGGCGCGCAGATTGGCCGCGAACGCACCGACCGAAGGAGGCCGGGCGTCGAAGCGCAAGCCGACCACTTTTTCGAAAATGAGGGAGGACAGCATGACATCGACCCGCTTGCCGGCGATATCGATCAGGTAGCTGCGCGTCATGCGCAGCAGGAAATCGAACGACAGCACCAAGCCCAGGCCGACGGCGAGCACCCACAGCGTCTCGGTGGCCCGGTTGGGCACGACGCGGTCGTAGACGTTCATCGTGACCACCGGCGTCGCCAGCGCGAACAGATTGAGCAAGGTGGCCGCCACCAGCGCGTCGCGGTACAACGGCCGGCATTCCAGCAGCGCCTGCCAGAACCAGTGGCGGGAACGCACGCGCCCCAGCTCGGGAGCACGCTGCTCGAAACGGAAGCGGGGGCGGACCAGAATGGCGTAGCCGAGATAGCGCCGCTCCAGTTCCGCGCGCGCCATCGACATCTCGCCATCGCTCAAGGCCCCCAGGCTGATGCGGGCGGAACCGTCGTCGTTCCACCCCCACAACAGGCAGGCGTCGTCGTTCTTGAGCAGCAACACCGCGGGGAGCAGCTGCTGATCGACCGCGTCGAGCGGTCGGCGGCTCACCCTAGACGCCAAGCCGGTGCGCCGCGCTGCCCGGCCAAACAGCGCCGGGGTCAGCCGGTTGTCGGCCAGCGGGATGCCCGCCACCAGGGCCTCGTGCGTCGTCGTCACGCCATGGATCCGGGTCAGCTGGAACAGGCACTCCAGCAACGGATCCACATGCACGGACCTCGGGGATATCCCGATATCCTTGATGGAAGCACTATCCATCGCCCACCCCCTATGGCCAACATCGGCCGTCTGGACCGTCGTTGCTGTTTCTGTCCGTTATAGGACATTCCAGCAGGGTGAGGCAGGACTATTTTTTATCGGGATTGACTAGTGCGAACAAAAAAGATGACAAACACGAAGTACAGCACGGTCAGCAGGACTTCCAGCCCGGCCAACTGCTGCGAGAGACCGGCATCGGACCAGGCGCGCATCACCCCCTCCGCGAAGAAGGCCAGGATGAACATGCTGGACCACTGGTAGGTATAGATGCGGCCCTTCAACACCCCCATCAGCGGAGCCAGCAACACCACCGCCTTCAGCGCCAGCAGCGAGCCACCCGGACGCAAGGGGGCCAGCCACAGCTCCCAACCGAGGGACAGCAGGATCAGGGCGATCAGGCTGACGATCGCCCCCCAATGAAAGAAACGTACGCTCATGCTGCCTCGTGCTTGGGCTGGCGCCCGAAGAAAATAGCCATGAAGATGCCAAACTCGTAGAGCAGCCACAAGGGCAGCGCCAGCATGATCTGCGACAGCACGTCGGGCGGCGTCACCACGGCGGCGACGACGAAGGCACCGACGATGACGTAGGAGCGGGCGGCGCGCAGCTTCTCCACCGTCACGATGCCCATGCGCGCGAGCAGGATCACCACGATGGGCACCTCGAAGGTCACTCCGAAGGCGACGAACATGCCGAGCACGAAGGACAGGTACTTATCGATATCGGTCATCATCGACACGCCTGCCGGGGTGACCGAGGACATGAAGCCGAACACCACCGGAAACACCAGGAAATAGGCAAAGGCCATGCCGATGAAGAACAGCACCACGCTGGACACCACCAGCGGCAGGACCAGCCGCTTCTCATGGGTGTACAGGCCGGGGGCGACGAAGGCCCAGATCTGGTACAGGGTATTGGGCAGCGAGATCAGGAAGGCCACCAGCATGGTCACCTTGACTGGCACGAAAAACGGTGCGGTGACGTCGGTGGCGATCATGTTGCTACCCTTGGGCAGCACGTCGAGCAGCGGCTTGGCCAGCAGATGGTAGATGTCGCCGGACCAGTGGAACAGGGCCAGGAAAACAATCAGCAGGCCGAGGACGGCACGCACCAGGCGCGTGCGCAGCTCGACCAGGTGCGCCAGGAGAGGCTGTTCGTTCATTCGCGCGTTTCGGCAGGAGTGGTAGCGGGTTTCACCGGCGGACTGTCGAACAGATCCAGCTGGTTTTCATCGTGAACAACGGTATTCGGCGCGGTCGGCTCGACGCCGTCGTCGCCTGCGCAGGCCGCGGCAAACAGATCGGCCTCCAGCGGGTCGTCCGGAACAAAGGTAGCCGGGGCACTGGGCGTGCGGGCCGAATCGAGCGCGGCGACGGCCTCCTCGCCAGCCGCCTGCACCGCGGCGACATTCTCCTGCACCGCACCTTCGACCTCTTTCATCTCGGCCTCGAGGCTGTGCCGCAAGGAGACGGCGGCATCCTGCACCTCCTGCTGCAGCGAGCTCAAGCCGGTCAGATCGGCCTGCTGGTGGATATCGGCCTTGACGCTGGCGACGAAGCGCTGCGCCCGGCCGACCAGGGCGCCCAGGGTGCGCGCCACCGTGGGCAGCCTCTCCGGCCCCAGCACGATCAGCGCCACGACGCCGATCAGCAGCAGTTCGCCAAAACTGATTTCAAACACCGCGCGATCCGCCGCTTACTTTTTCTCGGATTCGCCGTCGATCACACGTCCGGCCGGCTTGTCGTCCTTGTCGGCTTCGCCCTTCATGCCTTCCTTGAAATTACGTACGGCACTGCCGAGATCTCCGCCGGCATTGCGCAGCTTCTTGGTGCCGAAGATCAGAACCACGACGAGCAACACGATGAGCCAGTGCCAAATGCTGAAAGAACCCATGATGACTTCCTTTACTTAAAACTCGAAACGATCGTTCAGGCGGCGGGATCGCAACTGCCGCTTGCTCAGACCTTGTGGCCGAACACGTGGATGTGCAGGTGGTAGACCTCCTGCCCGCCGGCCCGGCCGGTGTTGATGCCGGTCTTGAAACCGGCCGCCAGCCCCTGTTCGCGCGCCAGTTGGGGAACGCGCGCCAACAGCCGCCCCAGCATGGCCTCGTGCTCCGGACCGCAGTCGGAGAGCGAGGCGACGTGCTGCTTGGGGATTAGCAAGAAGTGTACCGGGGCGATCGGCCGGATGTCGTGAAAGGCCAGCACGTCGTCGTCTTCGTACACCTTGTCGCAGGGAATCTCGCCGGCGGCAATCTTGCAGAAAAGGCAATCACTCATGTCCACAAATCCTCGGGTGTCAGGCGCTCGGGGTGCGCGAGGCTTTCTCGTCGATGCCGGAAATGCCCTCGCGGCGCTTCAATTCCATCAGCACGTCTTCGGCGCGCAGGCCGTGATAGGTCAAGAGCACCATCGAGTGGAACCACAGATCGGCCACTTCGCGCACCAGGTGCAGCTTGTCCTTGTCCTTGGAGGCCATCAGGGTCTCGGCCGCCTCTTCGGCAACCTTCTTCAGGATGGCGTCCTCCCCCTTGTGGAACAACGAGGCGACATAAGAGGATTGCGGGCTGGCTTCACGCCGGGCTTCCAGCGTGTCGCCTATCGTTTTCAGCACATCGTGGCTCATGATGTCGGGGGTTCCTGTGCGGGTTGGTCCGGCAAGTATATGTCGATTCTGTTACCGCCCGGTAACAAAGGACGACCGGGCTTATCCTGGGTCAAGCGCGGACGGGAAGTCCGGCTCAATGCGAGTGGTAGATGGCGTCGGGGTCTTTCAGCACCTCATCGACCACCACCCAGCCACCGTTCTCGAAACGGCGGTAGAAGCAGCTTTCCCTGCCGGTATGACAGGCGATGCCGCCGGCCTGTTCCACCTGCATGATGAGCACGTCGCCATCGCAATCGAGGCGCAGCTCCTTGACGTTCTGCAGATGGCCGGATTCCTCGCCCTTCTTCCACAGACGCCGGCGCGAACGGCTCCAGTAATGGGCAATGCCGGTGTCGGCGGTCAGTTGCAGCGATTCGCGGTTCATCCACGCCACCATCAGCACGCGGCCGCTGGCGGCATCCTGGGCGATGGCCGGCACCAGGCCGTCCTCGTCCCACTTCACTTCATCAAGCCAGTTCATCGTCTTTCCTGTCTCGGGCACTTACAGCCGCACTTCGATGCCGGCGGCCTGCATCGCTTCCTTGGCCTGGCGCACGGTGTATTCGCCGAAGTGGAAGATGCTGGCGGCCAGCACCGCATCGGCCTTGCCTTCCTTGATGCCGTCGACCAGATGCTGCAGGTTGCCCACGCCGCCGGAGGCGATCACCGGGATGTTCACGCCCTCCGACACGGCGCGCGTCAGCGGCAGGTTGAAGCCGATCTTGGTGCCGTCGCGGTCCATGCTGGTCAGCAGGATCTCGCCGGCGCCCAGCTCCTGCATCTTCCGCGCCCACTCCACGGCGTCAAGCCCGGTGCGGTTGCGGCCGCCGTGGGTGAACACTTCCCAGCGGTCGTTCTCGGGCGTCACCGCCTTGGCGTCGATGGCCACCACGATGCATTGCGAGCC is a genomic window containing:
- a CDS encoding response regulator transcription factor; translated protein: MAILLATSSPYLRQRWAEALAGYGPVAVDDAGQLGRQLAEQESAIPLVLDLAWPDAPRTDAGWQHISRHSRPLALADAPLDQQGLHLFGLGIRGYGHTLSPAATLCLMVDTILNDGVWVGATLMAQLIGSLSRVMPGTSRSEGWRDPLSVREQEVVEKLLTGASNKLIAREMGISERTVKAHLSAVFEKLGVTDRLQLLLKVRS
- a CDS encoding HlyD family type I secretion periplasmic adaptor subunit, coding for MSEDRGWRHWLHGRLSGAEGGRGPAWLERWLDWLTARDLQDRQDFADDADWAILEQQPVRPRFFVWLLLAIVLAALVWAGIAQVDEVARGEGKVVPSSQIQRIQSLDGGVVSEILVREGARVQKNQLLLKIDSTRFESSLNENRAQYLSLLAKAARLRAITNGTPFVVPPEVQREAPDIGLHEMELYGSKRRELEANMSIARQQLAQRNQELVEVRARREQAEQGLGYTSKELQVTRPLRETGAVSDVDLLRLERDVSRFRGERDMAAAQIPKIQAAIAEAQRKIEEVELSFRNQASAELSDTLAKLSSLTETRVALNDRVKLAELRSPVNGTVKQLLVNTIGGVVQPGKDIVEIVPTEDTLLLEARILPRDIAFLHPGQKAFVRFTAYDFAIYGGLDATLEQIGADTVTDDKGNAFYVVRVRTRKSYLGNASRPIIPGMVAEVDIMTGKKSILSYLLKPVLRAHSYAMTER
- a CDS encoding type I secretion system permease/ATPase: MDPLLECLFQLTRIHGVTTTHEALVAGIPLADNRLTPALFGRAARRTGLASRVSRRPLDAVDQQLLPAVLLLKNDDACLLWGWNDDGSARISLGALSDGEMSMARAELERRYLGYAILVRPRFRFEQRAPELGRVRSRHWFWQALLECRPLYRDALVAATLLNLFALATPVVTMNVYDRVVPNRATETLWVLAVGLGLVLSFDFLLRMTRSYLIDIAGKRVDVMLSSLIFEKVVGLRFDARPPSVGAFAANLRAFEQVRDFIASATVTAFVDLPFVLLFVLVIAWISPWFLLPLSAAVVLILGAALLIQPRMQSLTQDSFKAAAQRNAYLIEALVGLEAIKTQCAEGEQQRRWEAATLFLAQIGTRLKVLSSLASHFASFQQQVIVVGILVVGVYAIINGDASLGALIAAMMLSSRALAPMGQVAALLTQYHNARNALTSLEGVMKMPVERGSETPFFHRVQFVGDIEFNNVSFTYPGTQQAVLKNVSFRIKAGERVALLGRVGSGKSSIQKLMMGLYAPTEGAVRIDGIDLQQLDPAELRRHVGYAAQDPLLFYGSLRQNITMGSSFVHDASVVAATEMVGLSEFVNHHPQGFDMLIGERGESLSGGQRKAVCLARALVNAPRMLLLDEPTSNMDSASEATVKQSLAKLVHGRTLVLVTHHAGLLDLVDRLIVLDQGQVVADGPKPQVLAALKDGRLGRGV
- a CDS encoding DUF2069 domain-containing protein, with protein sequence MSVRFFHWGAIVSLIALILLSLGWELWLAPLRPGGSLLALKAVVLLAPLMGVLKGRIYTYQWSSMFILAFFAEGVMRAWSDAGLSQQLAGLEVLLTVLYFVFVIFFVRTSQSR
- the tatC gene encoding twin-arginine translocase subunit TatC; the protein is MNEQPLLAHLVELRTRLVRAVLGLLIVFLALFHWSGDIYHLLAKPLLDVLPKGSNMIATDVTAPFFVPVKVTMLVAFLISLPNTLYQIWAFVAPGLYTHEKRLVLPLVVSSVVLFFIGMAFAYFLVFPVVFGFMSSVTPAGVSMMTDIDKYLSFVLGMFVAFGVTFEVPIVVILLARMGIVTVEKLRAARSYVIVGAFVVAAVVTPPDVLSQIMLALPLWLLYEFGIFMAIFFGRQPKHEAA
- the tatB gene encoding Sec-independent protein translocase protein TatB, coding for MFEISFGELLLIGVVALIVLGPERLPTVARTLGALVGRAQRFVASVKADIHQQADLTGLSSLQQEVQDAAVSLRHSLEAEMKEVEGAVQENVAAVQAAGEEAVAALDSARTPSAPATFVPDDPLEADLFAAACAGDDGVEPTAPNTVVHDENQLDLFDSPPVKPATTPAETRE
- the tatA gene encoding Sec-independent protein translocase subunit TatA — translated: MGSFSIWHWLIVLLVVVLIFGTKKLRNAGGDLGSAVRNFKEGMKGEADKDDKPAGRVIDGESEKK
- a CDS encoding histidine triad nucleotide-binding protein gives rise to the protein MSDCLFCKIAAGEIPCDKVYEDDDVLAFHDIRPIAPVHFLLIPKQHVASLSDCGPEHEAMLGRLLARVPQLAREQGLAAGFKTGINTGRAGGQEVYHLHIHVFGHKV
- a CDS encoding phosphoribosyl-ATP diphosphatase — its product is MSHDVLKTIGDTLEARREASPQSSYVASLFHKGEDAILKKVAEEAAETLMASKDKDKLHLVREVADLWFHSMVLLTYHGLRAEDVLMELKRREGISGIDEKASRTPSA
- the hisI gene encoding phosphoribosyl-AMP cyclohydrolase, with amino-acid sequence MNWLDEVKWDEDGLVPAIAQDAASGRVLMVAWMNRESLQLTADTGIAHYWSRSRRRLWKKGEESGHLQNVKELRLDCDGDVLIMQVEQAGGIACHTGRESCFYRRFENGGWVVVDEVLKDPDAIYHSH
- the hisF gene encoding imidazole glycerol phosphate synthase subunit HisF, translated to MPLAKRLIPCLDVTAGRVVKGVNFVGLRDAGDPVEIARRYNEQGADELTFLDITASSDDRDIILHVIESVAEQVFIPLTVGGGVRKVDDIRRLLNAGADKVSINTAAVTNPELVKEAADRFGSQCIVVAIDAKAVTPENDRWEVFTHGGRNRTGLDAVEWARKMQELGAGEILLTSMDRDGTKIGFNLPLTRAVSEGVNIPVIASGGVGNLQHLVDGIKEGKADAVLAASIFHFGEYTVRQAKEAMQAAGIEVRL